Genomic segment of Acidobacteriota bacterium:
CGAATCGTGTTCGCGTTTGGTGAACACCGAAACCGTGATCGGAATCATCGGGAAGACGCAGGGCGTCAACAGCGCCAGCAACCCCGCGCCCAGGGCGAACCAGAGATAACCCAGCAACCCGCGCTTTTTCAGATCATTTGTCAGGTCGGGCGTCAGATTAGGCGTTTGGGCGGAAGGTGCCGTTGGTGGTAGTTGATTGCTCGTAACCGGCGCAACGCTGGCCGCAGATGCGCTCGGCGAAGGTTCCGCCGTAGCGGCGGGTGAAGCGCTCGGCGTTACACTGGGCGTCAATTTTGGCGTCGGGCTGGCGCTGGCAATTTGTGCTGGTGCGGGCGCGGGTGTCAGCGCCGCCGCCACAATCGTTGCATCCAGCACGAGCGGTACTTTTTTCGGCGGCAGGCATTGATGCTCATCGCACACCTGATAAGTGAAATTGACCGTCAGCTTTTGCGCGCCCGCCGCCGCGTCCGCCGCCAGTTTGACCGGCTGCGTGATCGTCACGGCATTCTCAAAGGTCTGGGTATTGATCTCGAAGTTCGGATCGAAGGCGGTCTTCGGTTTTGGCTGTTGCGGCGCGCCATCGGCCTTGAACGGGCCGCTCTCATCCACGGCCACTTTCATTGCGCGCGGCGGCGGCGGTTGCGTCAGCGCATAGACGTGCCAGCCCGGTTCGAGTTTGAGATTGATCAGCACTTTGGCCTTACCGCCCGCTTTGACTTGCGCCGGTTCCAGCGTGGAAGTAAGGGCGACCGGGTTCAGGCCCTGCGCCGCGGCGGGCAGCGCCAAGGCCAAAAGGGCGAACACAACGCGCGCGAATTGCTGCATACGATTCATAAAGTTGCTACCTCAGCTTGAGTGCGATGGGGTCAGGTGCTGGATTCTATCTCGCCGACTGCCTGCGGCGCTGTCAGTCAAGCTACAAAGTGTATGCCGAAGACAACGACGCGGCAACCTGTCGCTACAAGCTACCGCGTCGAATGCTACGTTGCGATGATCGCGCGTTATTTCCCAGCCCGCTGTTCCATCATCTTGGCAAAACGCTCGCGCATCATGTTCACACGCGCCTCACCATTCGGAGCCGCCTTGACCAGCTTTTCCAAACTGACCAGATATTGCGGCCCAAAAAGCTTGCGCAAGTCTTCGATCAAGTGGCCGATCTTGGCCCAGATGGCGAAAAACTCGCCATTGGTGTCGAAAAACAATTCGCGATCAATCGCGCCGTGATTGACCATCGCCGCGGCCATTTCCCAATAACTGGTCGCCTGGCGGAAGTAAGCATTGAGTTCGGGGTGTTCCCGGTCGGCAAACAACGCCTGCACGTCGGCCATGCTTTGCGGGAAGAATTCCATGATCGTGAAGTTGCGTGCCCTGCGCATCGTCGCTTCGGTGCGCAGTTCATAAAGTTTCAGAATCAGTTCAGCGTCTTGAGCGGTTGCCATTTGCTTGTCTTTCTCCAGTTATCGGCCAGTTATCGAGTTGATGTTTGGGTTTCAGCGTTGTGCGCCGCACGAGCTGCGATGAGTTCGCGCAACGCTTGGTTGACCGCCTCCTCATTAGGAAAGGCGGTAGCAACATCAGGCGCGAGTCTTACGAAACGTCGGCGCGTTTCATAGCCAGCCTGACGAGCCGCTTCACGCATTGCCGCAATGTCGTACTCAGGTGCGATGTCGTCTTCCAGGTCGTAATCGTCGTCAGTCAATATAGTTACTTCGTGCTGCATAGTACTCAAGCTCCTCTCGCCGGGTTGCTAATCTGACACTGATGATTCGTGTAACATTCCTACGTTCTGTGTATATCACAGCCAAGACGCGCCCGCGCTCGGACATTCCTAAACACAAGAAACGAATCTCGCCCACAGAGTGTGCCAAGTCCGGGAGGTTCTCTTGAAACGGATCATCAAAGATTGTCTGCGCTTCCGTAAAGGAAATGCCATGTTTCACCAGATTATACTCAGCCTTAGACTCGTGCCACTCAAATTTCATTACAACCCTGCCTTGCGTCAGAGATTGATGTAATTCGGCCCGCCACCACCTTCCGGCGTCACCCAATCAATAATCTGGTACGGATCCATAATGTCGCAGGTCTTGCAATGCACGCAATTCGAGAAATTCAGCTTGGGCCGGCGTCCGCCTTCGACTTCTTCGATTTCATAGACTGCCGCCGGGCAGAAATACTGGCACGGATTGCCGAACGCCTGTGTGCACTGGTTGACACAGATGTCGGGCGCGAGGATTTTCAGGTGCGGCGGCTGGTCTTCGTTGTGCTCGGTGCCCGAACGGTACACGTCGGTGACTTTTTCAAACGTCAGTTTGTTATCGTACTTCGGCGCCTCGGCCTGAATGTATTCGCCCGCGTGTTGCGGCTGGCGGCCATACACGTGCTGCTTTTTCATGTGCTCGTGCCCGGCCTCGACGTGCAAATCGCCAAAGAGGCCGAAGCCTTTGGTCGCCATCTGCACGCCGCTCTCAACCAAGCCCCACAACCGGCCGTGCCGGAACGCCTGGTGAAAGTTGCGCACCTCGTACAACTCTTCGTGCACGTAGCTGGCTTTGACTTTCTTTTCAAAGCTCTGCAACTGCGCTTCGTCAAAGCGCTCGGCCAGCAAGGCTTCAAAGATCGTCGCGGCGGCGAGCATGCCCGTCTTGAGCGCCATGTGAATGCCTTTGAGCTTTTGCGAATTCAGGAAGCTGGCCGCATCGCCGATGATCAGGAAGCCGTCGCCGTAATACTTCGGCTGCGACAGCAAGCCGCCTTCGGGAATCGTCTTCGCGCCGTAATGCAGCATCTTGCCGCCTTCGAGCATGGCCGCAATCGCCGGGTGCTGTTTGAACTCGTTGAAGAGGCGATGTGGGTCGGTAAAGGGATCGCTGTAATCCAACCCCGCCACCAAGCCGACATCGAGCAAATCGTTTTGCATCCCATAAACAAAACCGCCGCCGAAGACATCGTTGGGCAGTGGATAGCCTAATGTGTGCATCACGGAGCCAGGCACGACGCGGCCTTTCGGCAATTCCCAAATCTCTTTAACGCCGCAGGCATAGACCTGCGGATTGCGGTCTTTGTCCAGGTTCAGCTTCTGCACCAGCTTCTTGGTCAGCGAACCGCGCGAGCCTTCGCCCAGCACGGTGACTTTGGCAAAGATGTCCGCGCCCGGCTCGAAATTGGATTTCGGTTCGCCATCCCGGCCAACGCCTTTGTCGCCCGTGCGCACGCCGACGACGCGATTTTGGTCGTCGTAAAGCAGCTTGTCGCCGGGAAATTCAGGCAAGAGCATAATGTCTTCGGCCTCGACGATGGGCGCGAGCCAGCGAATCAGCTTGTTCAAACTGACGACGTATTTGCCGTGGTTGTTGAGCGGCGGCGGGATGATGGGGAATTTCAGCTTGCGGTGCCTGGTCAGGTACGAAACGTCTTCTTCGGTCACTTCGGCTTCGACCGGCGCGCCGCGTTCCAGCCAATCGGGCATCAGTTCGCGGATGGCGCGCGGATCGAGCACCGCACCTGAAATCATGTGCGCGCCAACTTCACGGCCCTTTTCGATCACGGCGATTTGCACTTCGCCGAGCGCGTCGTGGTGGGCGGCGTTATGGGCCTTGATGAGTTGCCGCAAGCGCAAGGCCCCGGCGAGTGAGGCCGGGCCTGCGCCGACAAAGAGCACATCCATTTCCAAGCTATCGCGTTCGATGTTGTCCATAGGTATTTGCTATTTTGCGGAGATGAGTCATTGACTCCTCTTTGCAGAATTGTTTCGTCGTACTAAAGTCATCGCCTAGAATGTGTCAGCGTTTGGAGGAATTTTGTGATGAACACCGTAACACTTGAAATCCCTGCCGCATTAAGCCTCAAACTCCTCGAAGCCGCCAGCAAGCGCGGGGCATCGGCTCGCCAACTGCTCAGCGAAGCTTTGGAAGAATATCTGGCGCGTGAAGAGCAGTTTCCTGCCACCGCTTCATTCGCACAACTAGCGGCAGCAATCCTTGATACGCCTGGCGATGAAACCAGCCCGGCGGATCTTTCCACCAACAAAACCCATCTGGAAGGTTATGGGCAATGCTGACCTCCACGATCATCATTGACACTGACCCGCTGGTCGCGTTGACTGATGAAAAAGACCTACAACATCACTGGGCGCGGCAAACCTCTGAACAGTTCAAAGCGCCACTGCTGACCTGCGATGCCGTCCTGTCTGAAACATGGTTCTTGCTACGACACTTGCCAAAAGCTCAGGCTAAATTGCTCGCGTTGCTGAGACAGGGACTGATTCATTCACGGTTCGACTCACTTGCCGAAACAGACAGCCTCATCGAACTGCTGCAAAAGTACGCTGATCTTCCCATGTCCTTTGCCGATGCCTGTCTGGTGCGGATGTGCGAGTTGCATCCCGACAGCTTGATCTTCACGCTAGACAGCGATTTTACGATTTATCGCCGCCGCCGCACGGAGCTGATTCCCCAGATCAGTCCGGCAAATCCAACACACTGAAAGCCTGCTTCTGCCGCTTCAATCTGCGTTGTTATTTTGCCGGTTTGCGCTTCGCATTCAACACGGCCCCGCGCTGCCGCACTTCAATACCAGTCACCTGCCCCTGCCCATCAGTCGTGAAATACCACGTCTGGGCACGCGATTGTTTCAGCGTGAAGCCGCCATCCACGCCGGGTATCAATTCCTGCGGCGGTGCGCCCGGCGCTTGGGCAATCAGCGTATTGCCGCGCAAGCTGACGCTGATCGTCTGATTGATCAACGTGTAATCGCCGACGAAGCGCGCCAAATA
This window contains:
- a CDS encoding BrnT family toxin gives rise to the protein MKFEWHESKAEYNLVKHGISFTEAQTIFDDPFQENLPDLAHSVGEIRFLCLGMSERGRVLAVIYTERRNVTRIISVRLATRREELEYYAARSNYID
- a CDS encoding electron transfer flavoprotein-ubiquinone oxidoreductase, translating into MDNIERDSLEMDVLFVGAGPASLAGALRLRQLIKAHNAAHHDALGEVQIAVIEKGREVGAHMISGAVLDPRAIRELMPDWLERGAPVEAEVTEEDVSYLTRHRKLKFPIIPPPLNNHGKYVVSLNKLIRWLAPIVEAEDIMLLPEFPGDKLLYDDQNRVVGVRTGDKGVGRDGEPKSNFEPGADIFAKVTVLGEGSRGSLTKKLVQKLNLDKDRNPQVYACGVKEIWELPKGRVVPGSVMHTLGYPLPNDVFGGGFVYGMQNDLLDVGLVAGLDYSDPFTDPHRLFNEFKQHPAIAAMLEGGKMLHYGAKTIPEGGLLSQPKYYGDGFLIIGDAASFLNSQKLKGIHMALKTGMLAAATIFEALLAERFDEAQLQSFEKKVKASYVHEELYEVRNFHQAFRHGRLWGLVESGVQMATKGFGLFGDLHVEAGHEHMKKQHVYGRQPQHAGEYIQAEAPKYDNKLTFEKVTDVYRSGTEHNEDQPPHLKILAPDICVNQCTQAFGNPCQYFCPAAVYEIEEVEGGRRPKLNFSNCVHCKTCDIMDPYQIIDWVTPEGGGGPNYINL
- a CDS encoding PIN domain-containing protein, yielding MLTSTIIIDTDPLVALTDEKDLQHHWARQTSEQFKAPLLTCDAVLSETWFLLRHLPKAQAKLLALLRQGLIHSRFDSLAETDSLIELLQKYADLPMSFADACLVRMCELHPDSLIFTLDSDFTIYRRRRTELIPQISPANPTH